Genomic window (Vitis riparia cultivar Riparia Gloire de Montpellier isolate 1030 chromosome 4, EGFV_Vit.rip_1.0, whole genome shotgun sequence):
ATCCAGTTGGTGCTCGAGCACATTATGGTTGGGTCGAATAGTATCCAATCTAACCTGGGCTCTCTGGTTTAGGGTTGAGCCAAATGAATTAGAAAACTttgattaaagaaatatatatttaaatgattgATAATTTAACTATATAATGAAGCCTCTTTATAACAAGGTTTCAACCTATAATTTAGTTGACTTTGATTGGTGAGTTGGGAAAGCATACTGCTTGATTCAACCTGTTCATAATCACTAATCAGGTTGTGTTTAAGTTAACCTGAAATCATGTAAGTTGCATGAGATGGCAATATAAACCTCTTTATTCCAGGTTTGTCTTTTGATAGTTAATTTTTCGGTTGATGGACTTAATTGTCATGGTTATGATCCTCTCTCTCACACATATATGTGATTTTCTgctatcattttattttcactcTTAGTAATTAGCATCAATATGCTCCCTAAAAGAAACATTTAATTGAGAAAATCGAAAGGTTCTAAGTTTAGAGGTTGTTTCTTCAGTATTAATGTAGAGTATATGTTTGTTTAATCATCATGACAGGAAGTATACCCTGGAAAGAATGTTCACAAGTCAGCTGTTGGAAAGTGCAAAGGATGAATTGTCATTTAGGACTGTGGTTAGGGATTTGAGAACCAAATCTCCAGTGCTTCAAATTGTTCTTTTAAATCCAAATTCCTGGTGCTGTACTGGCTATTGTTTGGGAACAGAGGACACGGTGGATCCAGTTGCAAACATAAATCTGTACCCTGCCATCAAAGTTCTTTTTTCGGACTGCAGTTACAGGACTGAATCTCAAATAAGGTAAGTTTATCAACTTAGCTCTTCATGcactctgttttcctttttttctttttcttttctttcttttctttctttttttttttccccctttttctttcttatcaaaAACAAATCTACTCTGTTTTCCTTGAACTATCATAATTACAGAGTTCACTCATTGAATTTGTTCCCAATCTGATAAGAAAACTCATGAATGATGTGATGTGAAGGAATATTATCTCCATTGATAATTTTGTCATGATAAAAGCTTCCTTTGTTCTACATCTGATATGCTGTAAATCTAGACTGTTAGACATTATTTGAGTTAGGTTGTAATCccatttatatattatttctctGGCTGTTCACTTCTAATCAGCTATTGAATTCTAGTTTCATAAAGTGGAAATATTATGTCTAATACTATTTTTACACGGACTACTTGGATTGCACCCCTTTTTTTTCTAGGCTATATAAGATGGTATCCCTTTTGACTATtggaaagcaagaaaaaaaatactatgttACTTGGATATGACACaatgaaagaaaaaccaattAGAAGCAAAAGTTAACATAtccttgattttaaaaaataaaaaatataaaactttctgctctccttggctgaagtttttttttttttttgatagataaaaggaTGTATTTTAAACGAGAAGAGGAAGTACCAAAAACAGTGCCCTTAAagtacagggagtatacaaaaacAGCCCAAAATCGCAATCCGAGGGGGAAAAGATAGAAACACACCACCTtcccttacttagagcctaaccaatctaAGAAACTTACAAAAGAAGAAGGGTTCAAAACTATAGACACCCTAACCCAAGACTAAATATTACATGCAAAATAATATTTCAGTTTTTGAAGCAAAAGCTCCTCATCCCCAAAAGTTAACAAATTCCTTTCTTTCAGactgaccaaaatatacataagggggcCAATTGCCCTTGGCTGAAGTTGGGTGATGCAAACGAAGAGTATCACACCCTTGATTTAAATCCAAATGGTTAACATCAGAAGCAAAATGAGAGTATTCAATGAGGATCCTATACTCACATTTTTGTCCTGTCGTATCAACACAGGTTTGTTGGGTGAAGTTGAAGAGTCTGGGTAACACAGGATTTGGGTAAAGGGCATACCTAAAACCTTTATTTGAATCTCTTAAGaacatgaatttgaaaaatacttgGAAATTACATTTTGTTTAGTCAATATTACTTAACCAAGCTAAATAAGATAATCAAATCATTATTCCTTGTCATATCAGTAGTTTCAAACTGGGAATTTGAACTAATTCTTATCTCTTGAAGAAAATGGTGTTTATGTTGACCTTCATTTGGTTGAACAAAGTGTGAACTGATGATGATGCCATTAATCTCTTCTAGGTTATGGATTATTTAGCAAATAATTCTTGCAACCTATGTTGGGTTAAGAAGATGGGGaacaaatcttatattttagaAGCGTTTATCTTCATATCTCACTTAATGAGGCTTATTTTAGTTTATCTGATGGGTATTCTATAATGTCTCCTGTATCAatgatatttttgaaatcaTCTCATTGTAATGAGTAGATTGCCTCTTTCACTTAACATTTTTGTATTGTAGAGATCATGAGGAAGTAATGGGACATTAAACACATGACTGATTGCTGTTGAAGTGTTCAGTTCCCCATGCATGATGTCTTTCTTCCATCAAACTTTTAATGTTGTCAGAGTGTGGGAATTGAGATTGGTGTCACACTAACTGCAGGGATGAAGTATTTTGTGTACTAGGAACCCCAAAGCTTTAGGAGATTTGTGTTGGAGTCACCAACTAGTTCAGTTTGGCTGGGTTTTGTCAGTTATAATCTAGGTTGGGATGAAAACTTCCCAGACCATACTCTACTATTAAGGGGTAACCAATACCAAGAAATTTGTTCACAAAAAGGTTAAAGAAACATACAAAATgttctatatatttttacataAGAACTAATTAACTGGGCTGGGTTCAAGTGGATTGCCTTTTGGAAGCCTATATATTagaatataaaagataaataaaagaaaaagaaaagttgatTGCCTTTTGGAAACTAGCTTAGACATAACTTGTTTATAATCTGTTTCAACTTGTAAGCTGGCCCATTTAGCAGAACATTGATCCTAAACCTGTTTCTTGGCACACTGGAAATTTCATGCCAGATTTACCCAACTCTGGTTGTCCAAAGATGGTGGATTTGTATTCTTTGGAGCCAGAAGAAATCAATCCATCTGCACTAAAAATATATGCTTGGAAGAATgcttagaaatattttaattggggatatcaaattttttgttgtacATGTAATATCTCATTAAAATACTACTAGAAATATGTCCGACATGACCAAAGAGCCACAAGTAATTATCACATGCTGTATACCATGATTTGCATATTTACATTCATTTTTTCACCAAGTCCATTAAAGATTCACCTAAAATGATTTCCTTACCTCCCACCTGCCCTCTTCTTTTGTGATATGTTCTGCTGTCTAACAAACAAATTTGATGCAGGATGATAGAAGAATGGGTAACAAAAAATCAAGCTGATGAAGTCTACATGTTGGACCATCTAATAAGTGAATTAATTGTATCCTTGGAGGCAGCAATGGATATGTATCCACCTTCATACACCTTCCTACAAGGTTTGCCTTTATCATCCTTGCCGAGGTAATGGTAACCTCTTGATTTGCATTGAACTTTAGTGGGataccaattttattttaaagaaggGTGTGGATTCACTCCAACAATGGATGGCACTAGTAGTTTCTGCATGGTAAAGATTGGATGTAATTTTGAAGATCAATGGTTCACTCTGGCGATCAGTTTCATGGCAAGAGTTCTAGTTCTTTGCAATATGGTTTTTGTACTCTGGGGTTTGTTATTGGGCAAAAGTCGCAGCAAGTTTCTGAGTTTTCATAAAGGTTGCACGTTGAAAACTTTTGCCTTCTTCCTCTAACATCAATCAAAGCCATCAAAAGAGTGAGATGGTAATCATCTAACTTTATGCATATCATTTTCTGTTTTCAATGAAGTTCATTGATGATATTATCTGTCCACAAATTTAATAGATCATGtttgttttacattttcttGGTCCTTCAATCCCCTCATATTGCATTAGATTGTCAtgcagaaaagaaaatttgtatttGCCGCTCACATCAGTCCAAAGCACCCATGCTGTTTGGAGATGAATTGCTTAACTGTATGCAGACGCAGGCAGAATCAATTCAAGAAGCTTAAGGCTGATCGTAACCTGGTGGATCAGCAAAGAAATTTGAAGAGGCGAATCCAGTTTAGCGATTGGACTTCAAGTTCAGACAATGTGAATGGAATAGAGGTTGAATCTCAATTGGAAAAATTGGAAGTAGAAGTAGCATTCAgtcaaaaaatatcaataaatgtATAATTAGTTTGCAAAATTGCTTTATTTGTGTTTTAGAGAGTTTTAAAAAAGGTACTATTTGGATAAGTATTATCGCTGCAAAATCATTAAACTCTCTGAAATGATCAGGATTTCAAACCTGGTTAGGATCCCGCctcataaatataaaacaacatTTTAGATGAAGGTAGTGATTACTGATTAATGCTTTGTAGTGGCTCCAAGGAATGGAAGAGAAGTCTACGAGTGGAGCAGAGGCCatacatttttttgtttatttgcaGGATGATCTAGTTTTGAAATGatctaaaactataaaaatccGTACCTCCAAATTCCTCAATAGacttatatgatataatatctaTATCTGTTAgtgtgaaaataatataattttctaaccatattaataataaaaatttagtaaCCATGAATGGTAGATGGGTATAAGGTGGGCTAGGCAGGGCTGCCTCAGGAGTGGGGTTGCCTGAGGGAGACAGGGAGTAGAGTGTTTTTGGGTTGGGGTGGGCTGGGTCTGAGGAAGAAAGGAGGAGACTAGTTCATGGATGGGCCAGCCCACAAGCCAGGCCTGGCCTGAATCAAAATCCCAGACGAGACTGAAATTCTCCGACTAATTTTTTGTCGTCCATGCCAATTTCAAGCTAATAATTGGATTCAAAAGTTAAGCTGTCAGGcaatgaaataataatgaaaatcaagTCAATTTAGGTTAAAACCCTAATATCACTGGCTTGCCTCCACATAATTATATCATCAAATCAAACATAGGCGAAAAGACAGTTACAATATGAACGACACATACTGGACTAAAAACTACATGCAGCTCCTGAGGCAAGTTTTATAGAATGACTGCTGGCTTATTACAATCCATTTGACCATGCCTACGAGAGACCCCTTTTCAGatgtattatattatattatatatatatatatatatatataagggtgCCACAAATCTAGTACCTTCACAAAGGATTCATAATCTATTGGGTGGTGGTCTGGATAGCTGCTACAGTTGAGACCATGGAATCCACTCCACATGCGTTATGACCTCTGCAGATCTTGTAATACCCATCTTCTCCCCAGCTTTCTCCCCAAGAGTTCTTTATGATCCAGTAAGGCTTTTCCTTGAACCGGATAGGGGCATAACCAGCAGAACCATATCCAACTAGAACCACTCCATGATCCAAATTTCTTGAGCAAATGTATGGGCATGAAACTCCCTTCATGTATGTTTGCATGAAAACTGCGTTGATACCCACTGTATGTACAAAGCAACAgaattattgaaatttcaagTCAATCATGAATTTAGTTCATCACTAAATCAACCTCATCAAGCCAACAAAACAAACCTAACAAACAAGGGGAAAAAATGCCTGCAAATGCAGCTAACTACCTGCAAGAGGGCCATTCTTCACCAAATTTGCAGCAATTTGATCTTCATCAAGTGAAACAACACTGAAGTTCGATACTGATGCAACAATTTGGCTTTTGTTAAATTTGCAAGAACCACGATCAGATCCAATATAAGGATAAGTCTCTTCTCGCTCAACTCCCCCTGCTTTTAGTATGTACTCAAAAGCACTTGTCATCAACCCGCCATTGCACCCTTGGTCACAAGCACCATATTCTTCTGGATCACACTGCAAAAGGTACAAGCTTAAGTTGATTAGAGATGGCACTAAATTTTTCGATTCACCATGGTATGAGGCAGAGAATATAAAACAAGCAAGTATTATTTTTACCCAGAGTTATAGAGAACCAAGCAAATTGTAATGAATTTGAGGACAATGTTTTGGACACCTCTGGAGAAACTATTAGCACCAATCCTACTAGTATGCATGAAGTGAAAGAAACATAATTTCTTGTTCCAAATGTCCACAACTTTGGATGTATGATTCAGAAAGTCTAGTACCCATAGTTATTCTACTATCCCATAGGAAGAACATATTTTCTGCTCTTAACACATGCATTCTTAAACCATATGCTTTCACAGAAAATTATGCGGGCCTCTTGAGTGTTGATTACAGTGTTGGTAAGATGTAAAAGGAGATAAAAAGTTAAAACAGTTCTGCAAGCACCCTCAAATATACATCAATACAGTCAAAGAGCGCTAGCATTCTCATCCCCACGCACCCTCAAATGTTATATATTCAATATGGCATCAGGAATTTTTCCCACGGAGAAAACACGAAAATGCAAGGGCCAGTTTGTTCTTCTTCCCACAAGGATAGTGGGATGTCCAAATTGGAATGAATAGCCACATAGGTTGAGAGGTGGGATGAGGGTGGAGTATGGTCTCAAGCGGAGGTACCtccaaaatcattaaaaattaatgcTAACCAGTTATCCTATGTGAATTGTGCTAAAAGGAAGCATTTTTCATTTGGAAATTAATTGGTAATCCTCTCTCCCTCTTAATCTGGTCAAAGCAAGCTTACCAATGTTTGGTTGTTCTTGCAATGAACCTCTAACTTTACGGATCAAACCATCTTATGTGCTTGATGGTCGGTCCAACCCACCAAGAAGGTGCACGATGCCTATGTAGGAATCCCAAGCATTCCCTTTAACTCGGGAAGCACTTGATCCTTTGTAACTTGGAATCATCAAGGGAAGTGTAAGAGATAAGTTCAGCTTTGACGCAATTGAGACATTCTTTGGCAACCACCTTTTTGGAAGGGTGCAGAAGTGTAGGCAAGTTCATGGTCATCCTTCCAGGTAAGTGTTACTATCAAATTACACACCAACACAAATCGAAAAGTAGtgggaaaagaaagaatatcCAACCTCATGGTCACAATCCACAAGCTGTTGCTCACTCATGCTAATAAGATTTCCAGTCGTAAGAAAATGAGATCCTTCCAAGGCTCCAATTGCACTGAAGGACCAGCATGATCCACAGGAACCCTAATATctcaaattaaatcaaacaataaacATGAGTGTTTTGAatcaaattctttgaaaataaaagtaccatcaCCCACTAACAAAATCTTTAAAGCAATAGAGATCAATTTCATACTTGATCTTTAACTGGGGTTACGGCACCATGATCTCTCCAGTCAAAATCGGCAGGAAGATCGTTGGTCGGGAGGATCGGAGCCTTTTGTGCATCGGCTGGGAGCCGGAGCGGCTTTAATCCGAGATAATTCCGGCGAAACTCGTCAGGAGTTAAATCGGAGAACCGAGTGACGCCGTGTACAGCAGAAGGATCAAGTAACTGGTGCCTTCTAGCGCGACGCAAGTTAGCCTCGAAGACGCTGAAGCGGTAGTCGTGCTCCTCCACAGTGGAGTAGGTTTTGCCGAACTTAGCCTTGAATAAGCCGAACTGGTGTTCAGCGCTCAATAGATCGTCCCCCTCCGGCACGACTTGGCGGATCAATAGGTCATCGGATTCATCGGAAGATACGTCGGAGACGGCCGCAGAGAATAATAGTGTGGGAATGAGAAACAGGAGAGCGGAGCGAGAGACGGTACCCATAAGCACTTACCAGCCACAGGATTACCAGCTACGGAGCCATATTGGGGCGCTCTGATATTTATCTTCGCTTTCCTCCCATTGGATTTCTCTTGACACGTGGCTTCTTATCTTTTGCTAGTTGTCCAGCGAAGTTGGACTCggagcaaagaaaaaaaaacatgtggtAGGTATTTGATTACAAAAATCTGATGTGGACCAAATTTCTTCAGTTTTCAACAACAGTATCGAAAGTTGTAGCGTGACGACAGAACATCGTTGTGAATTTGTGCACTACGTCTCTCACAGCTTCAATTGAAAACAGCCAAACGTTTTTATATTATTGTCGCTATGTTTATAATTTAAGGGCACATACGACAATTTACGAAGATAGAAAAGTGACATGGCGGCTGGCCTCCGTCATGGATGGCGTCATCCTGTGCAAtagattaggaaaaaaaaaaggtgaataataagtttatgaatttatttttaaaatatctctgattaaaaagaattaaataatagctgtatttggaaaaaatactttttatgtattaaaaataatgatgaatatttttatttttgataataattatagACTTCTCATATGTTTGCTGGCAATCTATGCTTTGGTCAAAGGCTTCATCTACAAACTGTCTAATTATTTATTCCCCTAGTAAAATTTGCAATTCATTGGCCAACACGCACATGTTAAGTAACTTATCAAAATCATCTATAATAATAGTAATGCAATAGTTAGAAAGCAACATATTTGCAAAATATTTGGAGGATCCAAATAAATTGTAATGATCACGAGATTGCtttataatgataaatattgagAACCTTTAGAGTATTTTTCATCAATAATTACTTTTTGTTTTATCATCATACATGTACTTTTAtccaacattttattttatcttatttcatgttgttgaattttataattagtaagcatgttttttcttctttttttttttggattaatttGAGAGATTTTAAAACCAACTATAATGGCATGCAAGAAATAATCCTTAATTCTAATCATTGCAAgctttcaattagaaaaatgaggAGGAGACACTTTGTCACCTACCACGAAATTTTGGCTTGTAATAAATCATTATAACtctttttgttatatatttgttaattCCATGGACACTATGGGGTGttcaatttctaattcataCATTTTACACTAAAGTTTAAATTAAGAATGATATGcaattaacaaaaaaacaatgtgCTTGGCAGCACCgaatataaaattctaatatacGAAGATAAGGGATGCAATATCATGGGAAGATCTTGATTTTGCAAAGAAAATCATGTGTTTCAGTTGCATGTGGATTAATCCTCATTGCTTGAATTTCTACTTCGCTCATCATACAGGCgaatttggtgtttttttttaaattaatttacatgaAACGAAAAATAACTATAATGGCATGCAATAACTAGAAAACAATCTGAAATTCTAGTATGGTCAAGTCAGCTGGTTGGAGTCTTCTTATCAAAAATTTCCTTAAACATTAGCTTGTCCTCCACAATTTATTAATATCTCATGTTTGATGAATTAATAATCTCATTTAAATAATAAGCTTAgtatatacataaaataataatttaaaaaaaaatccttaagaatccaagaaaatataaattaataatagatGAAATTCATAAACAAGCTATTATCCTTATTATTGGCTTAGTTGTGTTTAATTTTTGGAATTGTCTACACCCCATAGGCCGAGGCATCACTGGGTGGGGGTTCCAGAACAGGCTGTGTCCAATAAGGAGGAGGGTGCATCGATGAAATGGTTATGTGCTCAAGTACAAATAAAACATTTCTCTTCACATACTGAATTCCATTTAGAACTTTCATTATAAGATCCATCTGAAATTTTCAAAAGCTTCTAAACGTCACTAgaaagattaatttattttcaagtgGTGCACAGGACCATTATAATCATGTACTATTTCATTTTCCAAATCACACACACAAAATTGGCTGATGCATGAGCAAATACGCTTTCCTATCACATTATCATGTAAGCTCTTAGGCTGAAAACCAAAACTGCATCCTTAATTTTCTAATTCAGTCAAGCCTCGGGTTTAGATATGCTCTGACTACTGTAGTTGCCAAATTTTCTTGAGACTGCAGCTTCAGATAGTGTATCCCATACCTGCAAGTAATCAAAACCTCAATAGAATGGATTAGACAGATAAAATTACAGATGGACCAAAAATTTGGGAGGGAATTTCCACTCTACCTCCAATTTTCCCGTAGAACCCCCTATAGCCAGCAAAAAGGGTCTGTCCTCTGAGAAGGAAATGGAAAAGACAGCTCCCTGATAGCATATTCCAAAACAAATCTTAAAACCCACACACATGTATACATGCTTACACACACATGGAGAGGAAAAAACAACACACCAAAACCTATTTGGATTGGACTTGAAGAATAACAACGATGAAATTGTCCTAGTAACTCTAGAAGACTCCCTGACCCAAAAAATGTTCACaagaataaatacaaaattgagGGTTCCTTACAGCTTTAGGATTCCTGGTTGCAACACAGGAAGGTTGGTTATTTGACAAATCCCAAAGTTTTACCTGAggcaaaatggaaaaaagttCAATCAAGAGTATAGAACCATTTGTGTAATATGCATGCAGGGTAACAAGGTAGAGGCCAACACAAAGATCATAGAAGATTACCATTTTATCTGTGGATCCGGTTGCAAGAAGCTGTAGAGAAaatcagaaaagaaaaattacataaaCCAAATGTAGGAAGCAAGCATGCAAATATTTTTTCTAGGAGTGCCAAGATGAATATATACATTAGGTGCCAAGGGATTGTAGGAGATTGTGCAAACAGCTTGGTCATGTGCATGGAGAGTGAAAGCTGGCTTTGACTCAGAAGCCGAATCTGACTTAGCAGTACGAACATCAAAACCTTGAACTGTACCATCCTCCAAACTGACCTGAAAACATATTTGCAAATTATAaatcctagttttttttttttcaatgctaCTTAACTAAAATCTTAACAAAGAAATGTCATTCAGTGCAAAATGACTTCTGCATTGCTTTTCTATTTAAAAGATCATGCAAATAAATTAAGGAAGATAGTCATGGATACAAGATTGAAGCCCGCACCACAAAAGAGTGATTAGTGTGTGGATCCCATGCCAAGCTTTCAACATCAGCTGTGACTGACCACTTAAAACCAGCATGCGTTGGTATCCTCCCATCCTTCTGCAACAGATAAGAATAGTGAATGAATCACTGCAGTTCAGAGAACCAAAGGGCGGCACACTtacaagaaaaggaagaaaagaaaggaaaaaaaaaaaaaaaaaacaaaaacaaatacacACAAGATAAGAAAAGAAGGATGTGGGTTGAGGTGCTCTACATCAGGCTGGATTTAATGAAATGACATTACGAATAGCAAACTAGGATCTAATATCTGCTCATTAATAGCTTTCATGAACGTGCAGAATATTAGTTCATTATGAACGGTATAATAAGCAAATATCTCCATTACCATAACTACTGAACGATCAAATGATCCACTTAGAAGAACTTGGGGCTCATGGTGATTCCAGGCAACTGCTTGAACCTGTAAGAAATTCATTAGAAAGAAGGTAGCAACACAAATAATAACATATGGCATTGTAAACCAGCTCAAATAAGTGAGTGCAATAATCCTAGAAGGTCATTAATCAGTAATAAAAGACTGATAACAAGTTACTGTAGCAACCAATTGCCAAATATAATACAGAAACCAACTTAAGTTTGTCAACAATATCCAGGCAGTATTATGACAGGGTTTGGCACTACAAAACAAGCTCCAAAAGCTCCTGCTTTCATATTCTATATTTATCCAAAAGTTTACAACCTAAAACAAAATGGTCATTGAGGCTTTTAAACCCCAGCAAAATCTGGGGTTAATCCAAGGCCACAGCCAAACTCAACCAGAttagaatttataaattattgatttttttagaatCTTATTATACTTCAAAATCATCCATTTTAAAACAGTTTATTAACATATTTGATGTAATCTTTAGATATAAGTGGCATGCAGCTTCACCCAAAAATACATGGATCGGGTTTAGGATGCATCTCTCAAACTGATGATTAATAAGGTATGCTCAAGAGTAGCAGCTCTGGACATGTACTAAACCCGACCCATTTGAACCCCTTAAATCAAAAATTGAGCTTTCAGCATAAGGACCTTGCTACAAGCATGTTGATGACTCAAGTGGCTCGCTCTACCACTCCAACTGCCTGTTTACAGCTACTTGCTGAGATTCTCGACTCTGAACTGATGCCTTTCTTGGTACTCACGAATTATCACTCAGTGgattattacaatttttttttttagataaatactCAGTGGATTATTACAATTGTGATAATAGAATACTTGTATGCCTCTATCATGAAGTAACCATCTTTCTATAATCTTAATGTGAAAGTGGAGTAGCAAGAAGTTCAgatcaaagtttttaaaggcgaGGTGTAAGCCTCAAGGCGTTGAGGCTTAAGCCTTTTAGGACTCTAATTTTCatagttaaataaatatttaaaataattttaaatcaataaaattaaattaaatcaacaataaattcattttcataaaaaaccaTATTAATAATTccataatgtaaaataaaaaataataataattgcagtacatagttatttttatttgaaaaataataataattcaatcataaatttgaatatagaaaaaaatatactataaaataggaaaagaaaataataataattaataaagtaagtgacctatatttctatttttattataatattcttataaattttataatgatttaatggaatggaaaaaaatttctttcaataaatttaactataaaaaagggaaaaaaaaataaattcaaccACTGGAAATtgtaaataagaaataatgatTTAGAATTTTAGATGCATTAAAAGGGCACATGATAGAGCTTATAGCAGGTTGACTTTTTccacaaataaaagaaaaaaaaagacataaaacAAAGAAACGAGAGAGATGAAGAGGGGGAGAAAcaaaacaagagaaagaaaacgaGAGAGATGAGCGGAAAAACCAGAGAAATgtgagaaaagcaaagagaaaatcTGCAACCCGAGAAACAGAAAAGTGACGACCCcaatgagagaaaaacag
Coding sequences:
- the LOC117912379 gene encoding cysteine protease RD19A-like, producing the protein MGTVSRSALLFLIPTLLFSAAVSDVSSDESDDLLIRQVVPEGDDLLSAEHQFGLFKAKFGKTYSTVEEHDYRFSVFEANLRRARRHQLLDPSAVHGVTRFSDLTPDEFRRNYLGLKPLRLPADAQKAPILPTNDLPADFDWRDHGAVTPVKDQGSCGSCWSFSAIGALEGSHFLTTGNLISMSEQQLVDCDHECDPEEYGACDQGCNGGLMTSAFEYILKAGGVEREETYPYIGSDRGSCKFNKSQIVASVSNFSVVSLDEDQIAANLVKNGPLAVGINAVFMQTYMKGVSCPYICSRNLDHGVVLVGYGSAGYAPIRFKEKPYWIIKNSWGESWGEDGYYKICRGHNACGVDSMVSTVAAIQTTTQ